GGCCCATGCGGCGTTTCTTTCTGCTATGGCCTCATGGAGGTATTCCCTCTCATCCCTTTTCACCTTCCACATAACATCAAACATGTCCAGGAAGAGGAATGCAAGCCAGGCACCTGTCACATACATCCTTGTGGTGGTGTTGAGGGGGAGCAGCTGGATCCCAACAAGGAGGATGAGTACGCATGCAAGGTATACTGCACCCTGCCAGGTTTTTATTGAGACCCCCCAGCCACCATACTTTCTTCTACCGAACCATTGGGGTCTTGCTATTATCAAAACAATCACCATGTAAAAAATAGTTTACATAATATTTATAGTTTTCTACTGAATGTGCTGATAAAGGCCAGGTTCAGGAAGACCCTGAAAGATCCTCTATGTGCTCTGCTATTTCAAGTATCTCCTCGGGTCTCAGCTGAAAGACCCTCTTCTCCAGTATTTCAGCTGGAATACTCTGCAGAACTTCATGGAAGCTCAGATCAGTCTTTATTTCATGGAATGATTCTCTAAGGGATTTTGAGGCTTTCTTCTTCCTGTGCTGAAAGAGTGCACGGCATACATCCTCGAGGAATGCCGGTGGCCTGAAACCCGTAGGTTTAAGGGTTACAACTGCAGATTCAACTTTGGGACGGGGGAAGAAACAGCCCGGTTTCAGGTAGTCAACTATTTCAACCTCTGCAAGGAAGTGCACCATGACAGAAAGCCTTGAATAATCCCGTGTACCGGGCTCTGCAACCATCCTCCTTGCAAATTCCTTCTGGTACATGAGAACAGCGAGTTCAAAGTCATGTTCCAGAAGCCTGAAGGTTATGGGGGAGGATATCTGGTAGGGGAGGTTGGATACTACCTTGTTGAATTCTGGGAAATCAACTCTAAGGGCATCACCGACCACCACATCAACGTTATCCGTCTGAACCCGGTCCTTCAGGATCCCTGCAATGAAGGGATCACTCTCAATTGCGGTCACATGACCTGCAAGTTCTGCCATTGGAAGCGTGAGGGTCCCTATGCCCGCTCCTATCTCCAGGACCCTGTCATCCTCCCTGAGGGAAGCGTATTCAAGTATGCGCTGCCTTTTCACCTCATCTATGAGGTAGTTCTGGCCGAGGCTCCTTCGAAGCCTCACACCATACTTCCTCAGCACGTTCCTTGTCTCGGTGTAGAGCCCTGACATAAAAATAGATTCTAATTTTTAAATTGAAGGATCAGCCCCTCCTCTGCTGGGGCGGTCTCGTGAATATGTTGTACTTACGTTTTCCCCGTTTGGCGCCCTCAACATCCAGTTCCATGAGGACCCTCCTGACGATGAGTTTAACAGGGTCTGATAGCATGGGGACCCTGTTCTTTATGTCCTCGAAACTTTCAAAGGGCTTCTCCTCACGGGCCTTGAGAATGTCCCACATGTGCTTTTTACCGATTCCTGGAAGAAGTTCAAGCTGGTGAAGCCTGGTACTTATGGACCCCGCCTCATTGAAGAACTTTACAAACCTGTCCTCATTTGACTTTATTATCTCCTCAACGACGTAGGGCAGCTCAACCCTGGCAGTGGCTGTGAGTTCATTGTGACGGAGCCTCCTGTTTATACGGGCGATCTTGTCCCTTTTACCCTTGCCGATGTAGACCTCCTCGTGGATTTCAAGGTCCACGTCCGGCCTTGGTGTTAACTCAAGGAGGGTGAACTCATCCTTACCCAGTGCCTGGGCAACAGGCCTCTTCTTGAATGTACCGAACCCTTCGCTCATGTAACCAAGTGGAAGGTAATCCAGTATGATAGCGTATTCTTCCATGAAATCACATACTCTAATTTTTTCAGGTCAGATATTATTTTTATTCGACCCGGTATTTATCTATTACCTCGAGTATGCCTGGAAGGTCATTAGCCTTTATGGGAACCCTCTCCTTGGCAAAGATTAAACGAAGGTCGGATATGTCCACGGGCATTATATCCGCAATTTTAACTGCATGCCTCCTTTTGATGTTGGGGATATCCATGAGTTCCTCAACCAGCTCCCTGCTCCTTTCGGGGTCAAGCCTTGAAAAGCGGGTTACATGGTCAAGGACAAGGTTCTGCTCATATGTGAGTTCATGGTCCTCCCCAAATTTTTCAAGGATCTCCTTAACCTCTGCCATAGATACAGGTTCACTTTCCAGAACCTTTTTCCCGATCATGGGAATCACTCTTGCATCTGAAGGTGCTCTGGCCTCACAACAAGCTGTTTATCCTTGTTACCATCCTTCAGGGCAACAACATAGGATTTGCCCATCATACCCACAACACGACCTGTTTTACCATGGAATCGCGGGTGTGGCTGGCCCCTGTGAATGCTCGGGTCAATGATGATGTGTACTAGGTCACCCTCATTGAAGCTCTGTATCTTCCTTGTTATGGGATTGGACCTGCCTGGCCTTTTAACCTTCTGAAGCTTGTATCTTGTTTTACTTCTGAAACCTCTTGATCTTCTCATTCTTTAACCTCCATAAAAAGCCTTCTATGGCTTGTAACAGTCACTAAAACTTTACAAGAATCAGATATCTAAACTTATAAGTTCTCTATTTAATATCTCCATTAATATATATTTTTCCTTATCACGGGTTCTGTATGGCACCGGGGTTTACCTTTTTTTGATCAATCGCTTCCTGATCTTCATCACCGACCTCAAGGACATCAAGGGCCACGCACCTCGCAGGAACACCCAGAACGCTGCTCACACTTGGATCTGTACGCCCAGAATCCCCTGATATAAGCTCCTTTATATATAGACCCCCCTCACCCTTTATTATTAACTCAAGGCAGCCATCCAGCCTCTTCCAGGAGATGTCCAGGACCCTCCTCTCCCTGACCATGTCAGCCCTCCGGTGGGAGACCCTCACAGGGGTTCGCTGTCTTATGGTGTCAAGTGATCCGAGTTTCTTCAGGTCATCATCGGTGACATTCCCATCCAGTTCAACCAGGGCCCGGTAGACCTTGTATCTACTCTGCGATGAGTCCTTCAGTTCAACCTTCCTGTTTCTTGTGGAGAACCTGAGGCCCTCCACCTCAACCATACCCTCTGCCCTGCGGTTAACCTCATCCTCAAGGGATTCAGGGTCCAGACTCCTTATCCTTGGCTCCCTTATCTCCAGGACAAAGGGCCTCCCTGTCCCGAGCATCCTGACATCCACATCCTCCCTGCCTGAGCCATGGAACCTGGCATCACGGCCCCGGGCGGCCTCCAGGATGGGCCCGGATATGAGCTCCTCCACAGAGGTCGGGTACATCTTACCGGTGTAATTGCACCTCTCACAGCCCCTCCCCCTGCACTTCCTGCAGGGCCAGCGGGTCTGGGGGATGCCCCTCACCAGCTTGCGGTACCTTCCCTCAAGGAAGATGGGGTTTATCTGGATCCAGACCCGGATATCCCCTCTGAAGTCCACCATGGCTACCAGGTCGGGCTCCTCAAATTCTGCGCTGCAGCCCAGCAGTTTGAGGACCCTCTTACCAAGTTCACGGTTGAGGTCCCTTTTAAGGCCCTCACCCTGGATTCCGAGGCGCTTTCTGATCTCATCATCAAGTTCCACCATTTCAGGGGGCAGCCTTGTACCCACCAGTACCGATGAGTATTCGAGGCCAAGTTCATCCACCCTCTCCTTAATCATCCCTGCGGCATCATCGATCCTATCAAAGACGTCGCCACAGATCATGCATGGCCCTGAGAGTTCCAGCGAGAATTCCTTCTTGAGTCTATCACCCCTGAGAAGGTTCCCTGGACCTTCAACAACATCAACAAAGTGCCTCCCCAGGCAGTGCAGACATATTCTGGTCTCTGTGATTTCAAGCAGTGCTTCCAGTCTCTTCTGAACATCCATACTGATCCCCTGATGGTCTCTGCTTTTCATTATCTCATGAACTGCCTCATGAGCTGGCCCATGGGTCCGCCCATATTTCTCCTTCCAAGCCCCTTCATGGCCTTTTTGGTGACCCTGTAGTACTTCAGGAGCTCCTTAACGTCCTCGTTTCGCATGCCGGAACCACGGGCTATCCTCTTTATCCTGGAGTGTTTTATGATTTCTGGTTTTTCAAGTTCCTCCTCTGTCATGGAGTCCATTATTATGAGGTACTTCTTTATGGTCTCCTCTGTCATCCTGCTGGCGTCCTTTGGGAGCTTCCCAATACCTGGCAGCATATTCATAACCTGCTGCAGGGGCCCCATCTTACCCATCATCTCAAACTGCACCCTCATATCCTTTAGGGTGAACTTACCTGAGAGTATTGCGTCAAGGGATTCCTCTGCAATGTCCTCCTCTGAAACCTCCTCCACCTTCTCGAGGAGAGTTCTGAGGTCCCCCATACCCAGGAGACGTGAGATGAACCTTTCGGGATCAAAGACCTCAAGGTCGTCTATCCTCTCACCGGTCCCTATGAACTTTATGGGGGCACCTATCTCTGCAACGGCCGAGAGGGCCCCACCACCCTTGGCTGAACCATCAAGTTTTGTCACAATTATTGAACCTACATCCGTTGCCCCTTTGAATGCAAGGGCCTGTTCCCTTGCCTGCTGACCTATAGTTCCGTCGATTACAAGTATGGCCTCATGGGGCTTCACAATGGCTGAAAGTTCCTCCATCTCCCTGAGGAGGTCCTTTTCCTCCTTGTGCCTTCCAGCTGTATCGAAGATTATGACGTCCTTTTTCTGGAAACTGGCCAGTCCCTTCTCTGCAAGATCAAGGGCGTCCCTGGTCTCTGGGTCGCCGTATATGCTTATATCCTGCCCCTCGGTGTACTGTTTCAGCTGCTCAAGGGCAGCAGGTCGCCAGGTGTCTGTACAGACCACTCCAACGGTGAAACCCTTCTTGCGGAGGTACCTTGCAAGTTTACCAATGGTTGTTGTTTTACCGCTGCCCTGAAGTCCGAGGAAGAGTATGCGGTATGGTTTATCATCTATGACAAGTTCATGGCTCTTCTCACCCAGGAGTTTGACCATTTCCTCGTAGACTATGCTTATGATGTGCTCCTTGGGGGTTATCCCCCTGGGGGGTTCCTCTTTGAGTGCCCGCTCCTCAATCGACTTTGACAGGTTGAATACAAGTTTTATGTTGACATCGGACTGGATCAGGGCCCTCTGTATATCCTTTATGACCTCCCTGACGACCTCCTCATCAACAATGGTCATCCCTGCCAGCTTTTTCATAGTTTTACTGAGACTTCTGCCCAGATTCCCAAGCATGGTTTCACCTGCAGTGATGGATAATCATTAACTATTGTTGGGATCAACTTATATATTAAGATCATAGAGTGGGTGATGGGCGTCAGTTTTTGGATCTATATTAAGGCCATTCACCATACTAGATATTGAATTCAATTTTCAACAATCCTGATGCGTGATCGAAATGCTTGATAAACTCAAGGAAAGCCTCAGAAATTCACCTGTGATTAAGAAGGGAGAGTACGACTACTTTGTAAACCCTGTAACCGATGGCATACCCCTCACTGAACCTGAACTCCTGGAGGAGGTTGCTGAGGAGATCGTGAGGAGATTCAGGCCCGAAGCCGATAAAATAATCTGCATAGAGGCCATGGGCATACACCATGCCACGGTGCTATCACTGAAGACAGGAATACCCTTCGTGGTTGTAAGGAAGAGAAGGTACGGTCTTCCAGGTGAGGTCGCCGTCCATCAGATGACAGGATACAGTGAGGGGGAACTCTACATAAACGGTGTTGAGGAAGGTGATAGAGTCGTTGTCATTGACGATGTTGTGAGCACCGGGGGAACCCTGCTGGCGGTCCTGGAAGCCCTCAGGGAGATTGATGTTGATGTCAGGGATGTTATAACAGTCATAGATAAGGGTGAGGGATCCCGGGTTGTGAGGGAAAGGACAGGTTTCAGTGTGAAGAGCCTTGTGAAGGTTGATGTTATCGATGGCAGGGTTAAGGTTGAGGATATCCCTGCCGGGGGGCAGGATTGATTAGATGTCACTCTACAGACTTGAAACTGAAAGGGTCATCGGGGAGATAAGGAAACGCAGTGCCCGGGTCGTGGGCCTCCAGTTCCCTGAGGGGCTTAAAATGAGGGCAGTTGAACTTGCAGAGAGAATAGAATCGGAGACAGGTGCAACTGCCGTCATATCTGCTGACCCATGCTTCGGGGCATGCGATGTTTCAGATAAGAAAATGAGGGGCATGGTTGACCTTATAGTCCACTATGGGCACACACCACTCCCCCTTGACTATGAGGTCCCGGTGATATTCATAGAGGCCGCATCCTCCGTTGAGATCGACCATGTCCTCAGGGAGGCCGCTGAAAGACTTTCAGGTCACAGGAGGATTGGAATCGCAACAACAGCACAGCACCTCCACCTCCTTGACCAGGTAAGGTCATTCCTTGAAGAGAGGGGTTTTGAGGTGGTCACAGGTGAGGGTGTGAACACAGCAGGTGGACAGGTCCTGGGATGCAACTTCTCGGCCATCAGGGGTACTGATGCAGACGCATATCTCTTCCTTGGAAGCGGGAACTTCCACCC
This region of Methanothermobacter thermautotrophicus genomic DNA includes:
- the dph2 gene encoding diphthamide biosynthesis enzyme Dph2 gives rise to the protein MSLYRLETERVIGEIRKRSARVVGLQFPEGLKMRAVELAERIESETGATAVISADPCFGACDVSDKKMRGMVDLIVHYGHTPLPLDYEVPVIFIEAASSVEIDHVLREAAERLSGHRRIGIATTAQHLHLLDQVRSFLEERGFEVVTGEGVNTAGGQVLGCNFSAIRGTDADAYLFLGSGNFHPLGIKLFTGREVVVADPYHGEVRDIEEFADRVLRVRFARISRAADASRWGVVVSSKGGQMRFELALMVKKKLEDAGREAIILLMENISPAALLPFRELEAFVVTACPRIAIDDSQLYDRPLLNPSELEIVLGERSWDDYTLDEIIHG
- a CDS encoding DUF655 domain-containing protein, translated to MEEYAIILDYLPLGYMSEGFGTFKKRPVAQALGKDEFTLLELTPRPDVDLEIHEEVYIGKGKRDKIARINRRLRHNELTATARVELPYVVEEIIKSNEDRFVKFFNEAGSISTRLHQLELLPGIGKKHMWDILKAREEKPFESFEDIKNRVPMLSDPVKLIVRRVLMELDVEGAKRGKRKYNIFTRPPQQRRG
- a CDS encoding 50S ribosomal protein L21e: MRRSRGFRSKTRYKLQKVKRPGRSNPITRKIQSFNEGDLVHIIIDPSIHRGQPHPRFHGKTGRVVGMMGKSYVVALKDGNKDKQLVVRPEHLQMQE
- a CDS encoding signal recognition particle protein Srp54 gives rise to the protein MLGNLGRSLSKTMKKLAGMTIVDEEVVREVIKDIQRALIQSDVNIKLVFNLSKSIEERALKEEPPRGITPKEHIISIVYEEMVKLLGEKSHELVIDDKPYRILFLGLQGSGKTTTIGKLARYLRKKGFTVGVVCTDTWRPAALEQLKQYTEGQDISIYGDPETRDALDLAEKGLASFQKKDVIIFDTAGRHKEEKDLLREMEELSAIVKPHEAILVIDGTIGQQAREQALAFKGATDVGSIIVTKLDGSAKGGGALSAVAEIGAPIKFIGTGERIDDLEVFDPERFISRLLGMGDLRTLLEKVEEVSEEDIAEESLDAILSGKFTLKDMRVQFEMMGKMGPLQQVMNMLPGIGKLPKDASRMTEETIKKYLIIMDSMTEEELEKPEIIKHSRIKRIARGSGMRNEDVKELLKYYRVTKKAMKGLGRRNMGGPMGQLMRQFMR
- a CDS encoding RNA polymerase Rpb4 family protein, with amino-acid sequence MIGKKVLESEPVSMAEVKEILEKFGEDHELTYEQNLVLDHVTRFSRLDPERSRELVEELMDIPNIKRRHAVKIADIMPVDISDLRLIFAKERVPIKANDLPGILEVIDKYRVE
- the rsmA gene encoding 16S rRNA (adenine(1518)-N(6)/adenine(1519)-N(6))-dimethyltransferase RsmA; this translates as MSGLYTETRNVLRKYGVRLRRSLGQNYLIDEVKRQRILEYASLREDDRVLEIGAGIGTLTLPMAELAGHVTAIESDPFIAGILKDRVQTDNVDVVVGDALRVDFPEFNKVVSNLPYQISSPITFRLLEHDFELAVLMYQKEFARRMVAEPGTRDYSRLSVMVHFLAEVEIVDYLKPGCFFPRPKVESAVVTLKPTGFRPPAFLEDVCRALFQHRKKKASKSLRESFHEIKTDLSFHEVLQSIPAEILEKRVFQLRPEEILEIAEHIEDLSGSS
- a CDS encoding tRNA pseudouridine(54/55) synthase Pus10, translated to MDVQKRLEALLEITETRICLHCLGRHFVDVVEGPGNLLRGDRLKKEFSLELSGPCMICGDVFDRIDDAAGMIKERVDELGLEYSSVLVGTRLPPEMVELDDEIRKRLGIQGEGLKRDLNRELGKRVLKLLGCSAEFEEPDLVAMVDFRGDIRVWIQINPIFLEGRYRKLVRGIPQTRWPCRKCRGRGCERCNYTGKMYPTSVEELISGPILEAARGRDARFHGSGREDVDVRMLGTGRPFVLEIREPRIRSLDPESLEDEVNRRAEGMVEVEGLRFSTRNRKVELKDSSQSRYKVYRALVELDGNVTDDDLKKLGSLDTIRQRTPVRVSHRRADMVRERRVLDISWKRLDGCLELIIKGEGGLYIKELISGDSGRTDPSVSSVLGVPARCVALDVLEVGDEDQEAIDQKKVNPGAIQNP
- the hpt gene encoding hypoxanthine/guanine phosphoribosyltransferase, with the translated sequence MLDKLKESLRNSPVIKKGEYDYFVNPVTDGIPLTEPELLEEVAEEIVRRFRPEADKIICIEAMGIHHATVLSLKTGIPFVVVRKRRYGLPGEVAVHQMTGYSEGELYINGVEEGDRVVVIDDVVSTGGTLLAVLEALREIDVDVRDVITVIDKGEGSRVVRERTGFSVKSLVKVDVIDGRVKVEDIPAGGQD